In Candidatus Roseilinea sp., one DNA window encodes the following:
- the ftsH gene encoding ATP-dependent zinc metalloprotease FtsH has product MPKSLRNNVIPIILITLVIAYAVMQFASTTRRAENSDLTELVRQINAGNITELTISADGSTIRARRKDAPNTPIIVNKETNVDASALLKNFGVSTEALNGLTYSVESVPFITQISSVLLYLLPVLLIGGFFLFTMRRAQSGADQAFSFGRSRARRMTSENPVVTFADVAGCDEAKQELVEVVEFLKNPEKFIQLGARIPKGVLLVGPPGSGKTLLAKAVAGEAGVPFFSLSGSEFVELFVGVGASRVRDLFDQAKKAAPCIVFIDEIDAVGRQRGAGLGGGNDEREQTLNQMLVEMDGFNTDTNVIITAATNRPDILDPALLRPGRFDRRVTVDAPDVKGREAILKVHTRGKPLKSDVDLALIARQTPGFTGADIENLVNEAAILAARSGKTEIGQAELQAAIEKVALGPERRSRLMTPREKEIVAYHEAGHAVAAALTPEAEIAVQKVTIVPRGMAGGVTWLTPEKDETALSMTKKRMEAQLVYMLAGRAAEEIVFEDVTAGAVSDLERASNIARNMVRAYGMSDELGPVSFGERSDLVFLGREIAEGRNYSEKVAEKIDSEVSKIIWRAYSRAKQLLIDNRDKLVAVAKALLERETLDATEFRAVIGMAALPAPSQNGMPA; this is encoded by the coding sequence ATGCCTAAGAGTCTACGAAATAACGTTATTCCGATCATATTGATTACGCTGGTGATCGCATACGCGGTGATGCAATTTGCGAGCACCACGCGACGAGCCGAGAACTCCGACCTGACCGAACTCGTTCGCCAGATCAACGCCGGCAACATCACCGAGCTCACAATCTCCGCCGATGGCTCCACCATCCGGGCACGGCGCAAAGACGCGCCCAACACCCCCATCATCGTCAACAAGGAAACCAACGTGGATGCCAGCGCGCTGTTGAAGAACTTTGGCGTATCCACGGAAGCGCTGAACGGCCTGACGTACTCCGTCGAGTCCGTCCCTTTCATTACCCAGATATCCAGCGTGTTGCTGTATCTGCTGCCGGTGCTGCTGATCGGTGGGTTCTTCCTGTTCACCATGCGCCGGGCGCAAAGCGGGGCTGACCAAGCGTTTTCGTTCGGTCGCAGCCGTGCGCGCCGTATGACCAGCGAGAATCCGGTGGTGACGTTCGCCGACGTGGCCGGCTGCGACGAGGCCAAGCAAGAGCTGGTCGAGGTCGTGGAGTTCCTGAAGAATCCCGAGAAGTTCATCCAGCTCGGCGCGCGCATCCCCAAGGGCGTGCTGCTGGTCGGTCCGCCGGGATCGGGCAAGACACTGCTGGCGAAAGCGGTCGCCGGCGAAGCCGGCGTGCCGTTCTTCAGCCTGTCCGGTTCGGAATTCGTCGAACTGTTCGTGGGCGTGGGCGCCAGCCGCGTGCGTGACCTGTTCGACCAGGCTAAGAAGGCCGCGCCGTGCATCGTGTTCATTGACGAGATTGACGCCGTTGGCCGCCAGCGCGGCGCCGGCTTGGGCGGCGGCAACGACGAACGCGAGCAGACGCTCAACCAGATGCTGGTCGAGATGGACGGCTTCAACACCGATACCAACGTCATTATCACCGCGGCCACCAACCGGCCCGACATTCTCGACCCGGCCCTATTGCGCCCCGGCCGCTTCGACCGGCGCGTCACCGTGGATGCACCCGATGTCAAAGGGCGCGAGGCGATCTTGAAGGTGCACACGCGCGGCAAGCCGCTCAAGTCCGACGTGGACCTGGCGCTGATCGCGCGCCAAACGCCCGGCTTCACTGGCGCGGACATCGAGAACCTCGTCAACGAAGCTGCCATCCTCGCCGCGCGCAGCGGCAAGACGGAGATCGGCCAGGCCGAGCTGCAGGCGGCCATCGAGAAGGTCGCCCTCGGCCCGGAGCGCCGCAGCCGCCTGATGACGCCGCGCGAGAAAGAGATCGTCGCCTATCACGAGGCCGGCCACGCCGTCGCCGCGGCGCTGACGCCGGAAGCGGAGATCGCCGTGCAGAAGGTGACGATCGTGCCTCGCGGCATGGCCGGTGGTGTGACCTGGCTCACGCCGGAGAAAGATGAGACGGCGCTTTCGATGACCAAGAAGCGCATGGAGGCCCAACTGGTCTACATGCTCGCCGGGCGCGCTGCCGAGGAGATCGTGTTCGAGGACGTGACCGCCGGCGCGGTCAGCGATCTGGAGCGGGCGTCGAATATCGCGCGCAACATGGTGCGCGCCTACGGCATGAGCGACGAACTCGGCCCGGTGTCGTTCGGCGAGCGCAGCGACCTGGTGTTCCTGGGCCGCGAGATCGCGGAAGGTCGCAATTACAGCGAGAAGGTGGCCGAGAAGATTGACAGCGAGGTCAGCAAGATCATCTGGCGGGCCTACAGCCGGGCCAAGCAGTTGCTGATTGACAACCGCGATAAACTGGTCGCCGTCGCCAAGGCGTTGCTCGAACGCGAGACGCTGGACGCGACCGAATTCAGAGCCGTCATCGGTATGGCGGCATTGCCGGCGCCTTCGCAGAACGGCATGCCGGCCTGA
- the upp gene encoding uracil phosphoribosyltransferase, producing the protein MTTQLHICNHPLALHKLTILRNQKTEPKKFREVVRELAMMLVIEATADLPLMEMPITTPMGAAIGYKLAENVGLIPILRAGLGMVEGALEMLPSAEVWHIGLYRDERTLRPVEYYNKLPVGPTVQVCLVLDPMLATGGSAVATVDILKRWGAQRIKFVGLIGAPEGVKKLSEAHPDVHIYLAALDDHLNDTGYIVPGLGDAGDRQFGTA; encoded by the coding sequence GTGACAACACAACTGCACATCTGCAACCATCCCCTCGCGCTGCACAAGCTCACCATTCTTCGCAACCAGAAGACCGAACCGAAGAAGTTCCGCGAAGTGGTGCGCGAGCTGGCGATGATGCTCGTTATCGAGGCGACAGCCGATTTGCCGCTGATGGAGATGCCGATCACCACGCCGATGGGCGCAGCGATCGGCTACAAGCTGGCCGAGAACGTCGGGCTGATCCCGATCCTGCGCGCCGGCCTCGGCATGGTCGAGGGCGCGCTGGAAATGTTGCCATCCGCCGAAGTATGGCACATCGGCCTCTATCGCGACGAACGCACCTTGCGGCCAGTGGAGTACTACAACAAGCTGCCGGTCGGTCCGACGGTGCAGGTGTGCTTAGTGCTCGATCCGATGCTGGCGACCGGCGGCAGCGCCGTGGCCACGGTGGATATCTTGAAACGCTGGGGGGCGCAACGCATCAAGTTCGTCGGGTTGATCGGCGCGCCGGAGGGCGTGAAGAAGTTGAGCGAAGCGCACCCCGACGTGCACATTTACCTGGCGGCGCTGGACGACCACCTGAACGACACCGGCTACATCGTGCCGGGCCTGGGCGACGCCGGCGACCGCCAGTTCGGCACAGCCTGA
- the pufM gene encoding reaction center protein M chain produces the protein MATEVYRESFERRTKTVRYLRFLEGLADTQVGPIYLGMWGALAFFSYLLCVFITAIGFGEQVGYNPIRFLRELPVLTLYPPPPSAGLRMAPLQEGGYWQLATLFLTLTLVFWTIRIWTRAVANGLRPMVPIAFSAALFLYAAIYIIHPIWVNSWNEAPPHGLRGILLWTNHFSVKYGNFYYNPFHMVSIFALLGSTLILAMHGATILATLSYGAHREIDEIEKSDEGTHRAQLLWRWVMGFNATAYTIHQWALGFATLVAVAGAIGVLLSGPAVPDWFQWGCRADIVPGLQKACVP, from the coding sequence ATGGCTACAGAAGTGTATCGCGAGAGTTTTGAGCGGCGCACCAAAACCGTAAGGTATCTCCGCTTCCTGGAGGGATTGGCCGATACGCAAGTCGGGCCGATCTACCTCGGGATGTGGGGTGCGCTGGCCTTCTTCTCCTACCTGCTGTGCGTGTTCATCACCGCCATCGGTTTCGGTGAGCAGGTGGGCTACAACCCGATCCGCTTCCTGCGCGAACTGCCGGTGCTCACGCTCTACCCGCCGCCGCCATCGGCCGGCCTGCGAATGGCGCCGCTGCAGGAGGGCGGCTACTGGCAGCTCGCCACGTTGTTCCTGACACTCACGCTGGTGTTCTGGACGATCCGCATCTGGACGCGCGCCGTGGCCAACGGCCTGCGCCCGATGGTGCCGATCGCCTTCAGCGCGGCGCTGTTCCTCTACGCGGCGATTTACATCATCCACCCGATCTGGGTGAACTCGTGGAACGAGGCGCCGCCGCACGGCCTGCGCGGCATCCTGCTGTGGACGAACCACTTCAGCGTCAAGTACGGCAACTTCTACTACAACCCGTTCCACATGGTCTCGATCTTCGCGCTGCTGGGCAGCACGCTGATCTTGGCCATGCACGGCGCCACCATTCTGGCCACACTGTCCTACGGCGCGCATCGCGAGATTGATGAGATCGAAAAGAGCGACGAAGGGACGCACCGCGCGCAGTTGTTGTGGCGCTGGGTGATGGGCTTCAACGCGACAGCCTACACCATCCACCAGTGGGCGCTGGGTTTCGCCACGCTCGTCGCAGTCGCCGGCGCTATCGGCGTGCTGCTCAGCGGGCCGGCCGTGCCCGACTGGTTCCAGTGGGGCTGCCGTGCGGACATCGTACCGGGCTTGCAAAAAGCCTGTGTGCCATAG
- the pufL gene encoding reaction center protein L chain: MLSFEAKYRQEAMAVPPRASFGLLKIWIGRFYLGFWGVVALVFGVLGSGVWFWQVLFVDPNRTNNPLLNFIRGQIAPPPPSVGLAITFDPNKGFWWLFVVFCATVTFFAWMMRQIDISRLLKIGYQVPIAFGAVLSSWVTIQIVRPILLGSWSEGFPLGVIAHLDWLSAFGYRYYNFFYNPFHAIGITLLFGSAFVLSLHGATILSAARKKSEGVTEENVNRFYWDFFGYSIGEIGIHRLAFWAAVMCVLMSNLCFVLSGTVVQDWSAFWDFWDYAPFWRNFPFN; encoded by the coding sequence ATGTTGTCGTTCGAGGCGAAATATCGCCAAGAGGCGATGGCCGTCCCCCCGCGCGCCTCATTCGGCCTGCTGAAGATCTGGATCGGTCGCTTCTACCTCGGTTTCTGGGGCGTAGTAGCACTGGTCTTCGGCGTGCTGGGATCGGGCGTGTGGTTCTGGCAAGTGTTGTTCGTTGACCCCAACCGCACGAACAACCCGCTGCTGAACTTCATCCGCGGGCAAATCGCGCCGCCGCCGCCCAGCGTCGGCCTGGCCATCACTTTCGACCCCAACAAGGGCTTCTGGTGGCTGTTCGTGGTCTTCTGCGCGACGGTGACGTTCTTCGCATGGATGATGCGACAGATAGACATCTCGCGCCTGCTGAAGATCGGGTATCAAGTGCCGATCGCCTTCGGGGCGGTGTTGTCCTCATGGGTGACCATCCAGATCGTGCGCCCCATCCTGCTCGGCAGTTGGTCGGAGGGCTTCCCGCTCGGCGTGATTGCCCACCTGGACTGGCTGTCGGCCTTCGGCTATCGCTACTACAACTTCTTCTACAACCCCTTCCACGCCATCGGCATCACGCTGCTGTTCGGCAGCGCGTTCGTGCTCTCGTTGCACGGCGCAACGATCTTGAGCGCCGCGCGCAAGAAGAGCGAGGGCGTCACCGAGGAGAACGTCAACCGCTTCTACTGGGACTTCTTCGGCTACAGCATCGGCGAAATCGGCATCCATCGCCTGGCCTTCTGGGCTGCGGTGATGTGCGTGCTGATGAGCAACCTGTGCTTCGTGCTGTCCGGCACGGTCGTCCAGGACTGGAGCGCTTTCTGGGACTTCTGGGACTACGCGCCGTTTTGGAGGAACTTCCCCTTCAACTAG
- the puf2B gene encoding light-harvesting protein B-808/866 beta chain: MNDKVPERWRPLFTNEEWLQHQLVVLGSWIFFILAGLIHIIIAMYKPWISPNP, encoded by the coding sequence ATGAACGACAAGGTCCCAGAGCGATGGAGGCCACTGTTCACCAACGAGGAGTGGTTGCAGCACCAGCTCGTCGTGTTGGGTTCGTGGATCTTCTTCATCCTGGCCGGGCTGATTCACATCATCATCGCGATGTACAAGCCCTGGATCTCGCCGAATCCGTGA
- the puf2C gene encoding cytochrome c-554, protein MSFENDPAPPGAVAVYDERQRQILRGELVGLVAMTILALGGVIALSMALVDWRAFQGWRAESTYNYAGVQQIDFVQYLNRQKQTIAQPSAEALQAYNVWQQQNPQTVNVQVLNQYLGPQYNTTSKVFEYMSKYFTPGVGQSCEYCHNLQNFAAYDKPQKTVAKAMLIMQFELQNKWISSIPRPEGQPLYQLQCATCHYGKAQFWNTDQKNVPTIENLAMFGIAGGGNPTQYDMKHYGITLNGKPPASYEIVDDKLLAARPDAQGNVNYFQVTATKDTPPGLNDTYRNQAAMYHMNTALAVGCDFCHYGGYFKSYVLEDGTFKWPKSQARHMLGMVQDIAINWFPQMPKADPARGDLAQPNCWMCHRGNVVPPGAYTPGEGEVPQKVSDPQIKPLVDLPVPAPKLPSQ, encoded by the coding sequence ATGTCTTTCGAGAATGACCCTGCTCCTCCCGGCGCAGTTGCCGTTTACGATGAACGACAGCGCCAGATCCTGCGCGGCGAGCTGGTCGGCCTAGTTGCCATGACCATCCTCGCGCTCGGCGGCGTGATCGCCCTGTCTATGGCGCTGGTGGACTGGCGCGCGTTCCAGGGTTGGCGCGCCGAGAGCACTTACAACTACGCCGGCGTGCAGCAGATTGACTTCGTCCAGTATCTGAATCGTCAAAAGCAGACCATCGCGCAGCCGAGCGCCGAGGCGCTCCAGGCCTATAACGTCTGGCAGCAGCAGAACCCGCAGACGGTGAACGTGCAGGTGCTCAACCAATATCTTGGCCCGCAGTACAACACCACGTCCAAGGTATTCGAGTACATGAGCAAGTACTTCACGCCGGGTGTAGGCCAGAGCTGCGAGTACTGCCACAACCTGCAGAACTTCGCCGCCTACGACAAGCCGCAGAAGACCGTTGCCAAGGCGATGCTGATCATGCAGTTCGAGCTGCAGAACAAGTGGATCAGCAGCATCCCTCGGCCGGAGGGTCAACCGCTGTATCAACTGCAGTGCGCGACCTGCCACTACGGCAAGGCGCAGTTCTGGAACACCGACCAGAAGAACGTCCCGACCATCGAGAACTTGGCGATGTTCGGCATCGCCGGCGGCGGCAACCCGACGCAATACGACATGAAGCACTACGGCATCACGCTGAACGGCAAGCCGCCCGCGAGCTACGAGATCGTGGACGATAAGCTGCTGGCTGCGCGGCCCGACGCGCAGGGCAACGTCAACTACTTCCAGGTGACGGCCACCAAGGACACGCCGCCCGGCCTGAACGACACGTATCGCAACCAGGCCGCGATGTACCACATGAACACGGCGCTGGCCGTCGGCTGCGACTTCTGCCACTACGGCGGCTACTTCAAGTCGTATGTGCTTGAAGACGGCACGTTCAAGTGGCCCAAGTCGCAGGCGCGCCACATGCTCGGCATGGTGCAGGACATCGCCATCAACTGGTTCCCACAGATGCCCAAGGCCGATCCGGCGCGCGGTGACTTGGCGCAGCCGAACTGCTGGATGTGCCACCGCGGCAACGTCGTGCCGCCCGGCGCCTACACACCCGGCGAGGGCGAAGTGCCGCAGAAGGTGAGCGACCCGCAGATCAAGCCGTTGGTGGACCTGCCGGTGCCCGCGCCCAAGCTGCCGTCGCAGTAG
- a CDS encoding membrane protein: MPSTLRRWFFLSRDYVFIISGAIIQAISVVVFLAPADLAPGGVSGLALILSRALPFAIAIGVWVLLLNLPLFALGVRYLGGWRFLIRTIITVVLYGGATALLERAGVGGVTDDIVLNTLFGGIIGGIGMGLVFRAQATTGGTDILALLLVRWRSIPLSQSYLITDVIVIALAGLAFGWEKALYAVIALYVSGLAAETISEGVHIGRTAFIITQKPEEVAQAVMTRMGRGVTRWTATGAYTGALRPVLFIVISRAETSVLKALVAQTDPQAFVVIGQAQEVYGEGFRQFERG; this comes from the coding sequence ATGCCTTCAACGTTGCGTCGTTGGTTCTTCCTCTCCCGTGACTATGTCTTCATCATCTCCGGCGCGATCATCCAAGCCATCTCGGTGGTGGTCTTCCTGGCGCCTGCCGACCTCGCCCCAGGAGGGGTGAGTGGATTGGCGCTCATCCTCAGCCGCGCCCTGCCGTTCGCCATCGCCATCGGCGTCTGGGTGTTGCTGCTCAACCTGCCGCTGTTCGCCTTGGGCGTGCGCTACCTGGGCGGGTGGCGCTTTTTGATCCGCACCATCATCACCGTCGTCCTCTACGGCGGGGCGACGGCCCTGCTCGAACGGGCCGGCGTGGGCGGCGTGACGGACGACATCGTCCTGAACACGTTGTTCGGTGGCATCATCGGCGGCATCGGGATGGGCCTGGTCTTCCGCGCGCAAGCCACCACCGGCGGCACCGACATCCTGGCCCTCTTGCTGGTGCGCTGGCGCTCGATCCCGCTCAGCCAGAGCTATCTGATCACCGACGTTATCGTCATCGCGCTGGCCGGCCTCGCCTTTGGCTGGGAGAAGGCGCTCTACGCCGTCATCGCGCTCTATGTGAGCGGCCTGGCCGCCGAGACCATCAGCGAGGGCGTGCACATCGGACGGACTGCCTTCATCATCACGCAGAAGCCGGAGGAAGTGGCGCAGGCCGTGATGACCCGCATGGGGCGCGGCGTGACGCGCTGGACGGCGACCGGTGCCTACACCGGCGCGCTGCGCCCCGTGCTATTCATCGTCATCAGCCGCGCCGAGACGTCGGTGCTCAAGGCGCTGGTCGCGCAGACCGATCCGCAAGCGTTCGTGGTGATCGGCCAGGCGCAGGAGGTATACGGCGAGGGCTTCCGCCAATTCGAGCGAGGATGA
- a CDS encoding histidine kinase: protein MLPDYRVRQRDYLLEISRALTSRLNLNEVLRLILQQATDMLNGQAALIALVEPDARYTIRQSYGIPQPLLDQLKPILNRMEDVDEAVTALERNLVAIAESVGLGLWQVVSLPLKVEGDEFLGALYVFRIRGGEFSRDDRRVLQSFADQAAIAVNNARLYEQLTQEKRRLDAILEFSADGVVIMDGAHRIQMFNRAMSHLVGVPAAEAIGKKFEDVLVLKNKRAGTTLEEAEAKGWPLVGSSPTLFVEGDLQRRDGGVVSVEIAFAALLNREGRLVNIIADVHDLTRFRAAEEMKATFISAVSHELKTPVALIKGYASTLRRADAKWDEATVRESLKVIEEEADHLAELIENLLDASRAQAGNFKLTPVELDIDDLVVRVAKKFEAQTQSHKIVADIASDMPLVFADEARITQVLSNLISNAVKYSPAGSEVRITGRATPNEVIITVADQGAGVPPEERTKIFERFYRSESAIRRGTPGAGLGLYLSKAIVEAHGGRIWVESNGDGRPGSRFSFSLPRVA, encoded by the coding sequence ATGTTGCCCGATTACCGCGTCCGTCAGCGAGATTATCTGCTCGAGATCAGCCGCGCGCTCACCTCCCGGCTCAACCTGAACGAGGTACTGCGGCTGATCCTACAACAGGCAACCGACATGCTGAACGGCCAGGCGGCGTTGATCGCGCTGGTCGAGCCGGACGCGCGCTACACCATTCGCCAATCCTACGGCATCCCCCAGCCGCTGCTGGATCAACTGAAGCCGATTCTAAACCGGATGGAGGATGTGGATGAGGCCGTGACGGCGCTGGAGCGCAACTTGGTCGCCATCGCGGAGAGCGTAGGGTTAGGGTTATGGCAGGTCGTCTCGCTGCCGCTGAAGGTGGAAGGCGACGAATTCCTCGGCGCGCTCTACGTCTTCCGCATTCGCGGCGGCGAGTTCAGCCGCGACGACCGGCGCGTGTTACAGAGCTTCGCCGACCAAGCGGCCATCGCCGTGAACAACGCCCGCCTCTACGAACAACTCACGCAGGAGAAGCGCCGGCTGGATGCCATCCTGGAGTTCAGCGCCGACGGGGTGGTCATCATGGACGGCGCGCACCGCATTCAAATGTTCAACCGCGCGATGTCGCACCTGGTCGGCGTGCCGGCGGCCGAGGCGATCGGCAAGAAGTTCGAGGATGTGCTGGTGCTGAAGAACAAACGCGCCGGCACAACGCTCGAAGAGGCCGAGGCGAAGGGTTGGCCGCTAGTCGGATCATCGCCGACGCTGTTCGTCGAGGGCGACCTGCAGCGGCGCGACGGCGGGGTGGTCAGCGTGGAGATCGCGTTCGCCGCGCTGCTCAACCGCGAAGGGCGGCTGGTGAACATCATCGCCGACGTGCACGACCTCACCCGGTTCCGCGCTGCCGAGGAAATGAAAGCGACCTTCATCTCCGCGGTGTCGCACGAATTGAAGACCCCCGTCGCGCTGATCAAAGGCTACGCCAGCACGCTGCGCCGTGCCGACGCGAAGTGGGACGAGGCAACCGTCCGCGAAAGCCTGAAGGTCATCGAGGAAGAAGCCGACCACCTGGCCGAGTTGATCGAGAATCTGCTGGACGCCTCGCGCGCCCAGGCCGGCAACTTCAAGCTGACGCCCGTGGAGCTGGACATTGACGACCTGGTGGTGCGGGTGGCGAAGAAGTTCGAGGCGCAAACGCAGTCGCACAAGATCGTCGCCGACATCGCATCGGACATGCCGCTGGTGTTCGCCGACGAAGCGCGCATCACCCAGGTGCTCAGCAACCTGATCTCGAACGCGGTGAAATATTCCCCGGCCGGCAGCGAAGTCCGCATCACCGGCCGCGCCACGCCGAACGAGGTGATTATCACCGTGGCCGATCAGGGCGCGGGCGTGCCGCCCGAAGAGCGCACCAAGATCTTCGAGCGCTTCTACCGCTCGGAGAGTGCCATCCGGCGCGGCACGCCCGGCGCCGGCTTGGGCCTATACCTGAGCAAAGCCATCGTCGAGGCGCACGGCGGCCGCATCTGGGTGGAGAGCAACGGCGACGGCCGGCCCGGTTCACGGTTCAGCTTCAGCCTGCCGCGTGTGGCGTAA
- a CDS encoding MFS transporter, giving the protein MINKRLLRLSLFQLGLGFSVVVFNGALNRVLIAEEGIPAGIVGWLLSLGLFVAPVRALMGFRSDKEKKTFGYRRLPYAWYGTMFVFCGLSAAPFSLLLLSKASQLNSDVPFPVAVFFCTLIFLLYAVGTHVGQTGYLALVTDLTPKHERSRAMALLWVALITGQIISSFVIGFFLQDFHPMKLIQVMQSASVIFLVLAIAAIWKQDQPVELEDDAEDFSSQIWTVLGTHKMRLFFAILFFGTLGLTAQDVLLEPYGGQVLGMSVAETTRLTALWGIGMLIAMLIAWQVIPRLDSPIPVTLAGCLVGLAGFGLITLASANKSVVVFASGTSVIGMASGLFLISTLSLIVYLADIKTAGMYVGMWGLVQTSAAGLAALAGSNMRDIVSRMTGDLARGYTSVYAAEMVLIAVALALLIAMPREAFVTRAKGRSAFAGLTDVPGA; this is encoded by the coding sequence GTGATCAACAAACGGCTCCTGCGACTCAGCCTCTTCCAACTCGGCCTGGGGTTCAGCGTGGTCGTCTTCAACGGCGCGCTGAACCGCGTGCTGATCGCGGAAGAAGGCATCCCGGCCGGCATCGTCGGTTGGCTGCTGAGCCTCGGCCTGTTCGTGGCACCCGTCCGCGCGCTGATGGGCTTCCGATCGGACAAGGAGAAGAAGACCTTCGGCTACCGCCGCCTGCCCTACGCCTGGTACGGCACGATGTTCGTGTTCTGTGGCCTGTCCGCGGCGCCGTTCTCGCTGCTGCTGCTGAGCAAAGCATCGCAGTTGAACAGCGATGTGCCCTTCCCCGTCGCCGTCTTCTTCTGCACGTTGATCTTCCTGCTGTATGCGGTGGGCACGCACGTCGGGCAGACCGGCTACCTAGCGCTGGTCACCGACCTCACTCCCAAGCACGAGCGCAGCCGCGCCATGGCGCTGCTGTGGGTCGCGTTGATCACCGGCCAGATCATCAGCTCGTTCGTGATCGGCTTCTTCTTGCAGGACTTCCACCCGATGAAGTTGATCCAGGTGATGCAGTCGGCCTCGGTGATCTTCCTGGTGCTGGCCATCGCGGCCATCTGGAAGCAGGATCAGCCGGTGGAACTGGAAGACGACGCGGAGGACTTCTCCAGCCAAATCTGGACGGTGCTGGGGACGCACAAGATGCGCTTGTTCTTCGCCATCCTGTTCTTCGGCACGCTGGGGCTGACGGCACAGGACGTGCTGCTCGAACCGTACGGCGGGCAAGTGCTCGGCATGAGCGTCGCCGAGACCACGCGGCTGACGGCGCTGTGGGGCATCGGGATGCTGATCGCCATGCTCATCGCCTGGCAGGTCATCCCGCGCCTGGATTCGCCGATTCCGGTCACGCTGGCCGGCTGCCTCGTCGGCCTGGCCGGCTTCGGCCTCATCACCCTGGCCAGCGCCAATAAGTCGGTCGTCGTGTTCGCCAGCGGGACGAGCGTCATCGGCATGGCCAGCGGCCTGTTCCTGATCTCCACGCTCTCGCTGATCGTCTACCTCGCCGACATCAAGACGGCGGGCATGTACGTCGGCATGTGGGGGCTGGTGCAGACATCGGCAGCGGGGCTGGCTGCGCTGGCCGGCAGCAACATGCGCGACATCGTCTCGCGCATGACCGGCGATTTGGCGCGCGGCTACACATCCGTCTATGCCGCCGAGATGGTGTTGATCGCTGTGGCACTGGCGTTGTTGATTGCGATGCCGCGCGAGGCATTCGTCACCCGCGCGAAGGGCCGCTCTGCATTTGCCGGGTTGACGGACGTGCCTGGCGCATAG